In Kiloniellales bacterium, the genomic window CTCCAACCCCTTCGGGCTGATCTCGGACAGTGCCAAGGAGCGCGGCGACAACTCCGGGGCGGGCGGTCTCGGCTTCGACTTCTTCCGCGGCGAGGAGATCGCCTTCTTCGGCGGGATCGAATACCTTGCGCCGGTCGACGGCCTCAGGTTCAAGCTGGAGTACGACAGCAACAGCTACCAGGACGAGCCCCTCGGCAACGAGTTCGACGTCGCTCTTCCGCTGAACTTCGCCGTGGAATACGAGGTCTTTCCCTGGTGGCGGCTCTCCGCCGGCCTCGAGCGCGGCAACCAGTTCATGGTGCGCACCAGCCTTAGCGCCAATCTCATGACCGACAAAGGACTCCCGAAGTTCGACCGGCCGGCGCCCAAGGTGGAGCCGCGGCAGGTCGACGTGGTCGGCATGGATGGCCCGGTCGCCGCCCAACAGGCGATGCTGACCATGCCCGAGGCCGTCGACCGGACGCTCACCGTGGAGCGCCTCTTCAAGGATTTCGAGAAGCTCGGCGTCACCGTGTCCGACATCGAGTACGAGGATGCCGACGCGATCCTCCGGGTCCCGGTCGAGGCGCCGCGACCCAGCGCCTCGGCGCTGGCGACGGCCGCCCTGCAGGTCATCCGGGCCGAGCTGAACGGCCCGGTCGAGCGGGTCCGAATCGTCGCGACACGCGAGGACGAGGACTATTGGGAGATCGTGCTCGACAAGGACGAGCTCCTGCGCTCGGTGAGCCTGACCGGAAGCCCCATCGCGCTGGTCGAGCCGCCGGATCCCACGTGGCTCGGTCTCTTCCCGGAGCCGGAGCCGACAACGGCCGCCTTTTTCGAGGACGCCGAGCCGGCCGACCCGAAGGAGCAGCTGCGCCGCGTGGCCGAGCAGGTCTTCGCGGAACTGGAGCGGCAAGGCTTCGAGGGCGAGCGCTTCGACATGCAGGGGTCACGGGCGACCGTGCACTTCTCCCAGGACCGCTACCGCAATCCGGCGCGCGCGGTGGGCCGCGGCGCTCGGGCCGTCGCCGCCCATGTGCCGCGGCACATCGAGGAAATCAGCGTGGTCCTGACCGAACTGGGCGTGCCGGTCAGCCAGATCACGATCATGCGCAGGGACCTCGAGAATGCCCTCCAGGACAAGGGCAGCACGGAGGAGATCTGGCAGAACGCCGTGGTCGAGGCGCCTTCGCTCGAGGGCGGCGAACAGGGAATCGAGAACGAGGACAGCTTCCCGCGCTTCACGTGGTCGCTGATGCCGCGCATGCGGCAGCAGATCGGCGGGCCGGACAACTTCTTCTTCTTCCAGTTCTACGGCCGGGCCTCGGCACAGGTCCAGCTCAGCCAGGGCCTCACCGTCAGCGGTGCCGTGGCGAAGGACATCTACAACAACTACGACGACCTCAAGCTCAAATCCGACAGCCGCCTGCATCGGGTGCGCAGCGACATCGCCCGCTATCTCCGGGAGAGCGACGTCTGGATCGACGACCTTCATCTCGACTACATCACGAAGCTGGCGCCCGAAGTCTATGGCCGCGCTTCGGTCGGTATCTTCGAGCTGATGTTCGCCGGGGTCGGCGGCGAGGTGCTCTACCGGCCCCAGGGCAAGCGCTGGGCGGTCGGGGTCGACGTCAACTACGTCAAGCAGCGTGACTTCGACGGCCTCTTCGGCCTCCAGAACTACGACGTGGTGACCGGTCACGTCAGCTACTATCACCGCTTGCCGTGGTACGAGATCCTGGCGACCGTGCGCGCGGGGCGCTACCTGGCCAAGGACTGGGGCGCCACTCTCGAGCTGTCGAGGACCTTCAACAACGGCGTCACCTTCGGCGTCTTCGCGACCAAGACGGACGTCTCGGCCGACAAGTTCGGCGAAGGTAAGTTTGACAAAGGCTTCTTCGTTTCGATTCCCCTCGACCTCTTCTTCACCCGCCACAGTCGCCGGTACAGCGGCCTGACCTATCGCCCGGTGACCCGCGACGGCGGCCAGCGCCTGGACATTCCCAAGCAGCTCTACGGCTTCACCGAGCCCAGCAGCGATCGCGAGGTCCTGCGCGGATGGAAGGAGTTGCTGGAGTAGCGGCGAGAGGCGGGGGCCGCACGGCAAGAAGCGACAATCGGTCGCGGGCGGAATCCGGTAGACTGTGCCTTTCGGCCCTCTGGATTGCGCGCATGTTCACGCATTTCACCCTCGGCACCAACGACCGGCCGCGCGCCGAGGCCTTCTACGCGGCGGTCACGCCGCCGCTCGGGCTGAAGCTGGTCAAGTCGGTCGAGGCCTTCTTCGCCTACGGAGTTGAAGAGCAGGCACCGCCTTTGTTGGTGATCAATCCGCCCTTCGACTCCTTGCCCGCGACCTGGAGCAACGGCTTCCACATCGCCCTGCTCGCCCGGGACGCCGCCGCGGTGCAGGCCTTTCATGCGGCGGCGCTGGCGGCCGGCGGCCATGACGAGGGCGCGCCCGGGCTACGGCCGGCCTACGCGGCGGACTACTATGCCGCCTACGTCCGCGATCCCGACGGGAACAAGCTCCAGGCGGTCCACTACCGGAATGGCCGCAAGGCCGGCCCCTGCGGCGAGGTCGTCTCGCACATCACCCTGGGCAGTAACGACCTGGAGCGCTCGAGGGGCTTCTACCAAGGTCTTCTGTCCGTCCTGGGCGTCCAGCGCCTGTCGGCGGAGGAAACCCCGGGCGAAGACCTCGCCTTCGGCCTGCCGGGGACGCGCCTGCCGATCGTGTTCATACAGAAGCCCTTCGACGGCCGTCCGGCCACCTGGGGTAACGGCGCGCACGTCTCCTTCGACGCCCCGAGCCATGCCGCCGTCCGCGCCTTCCACGAGGCGGCCCTGGCCCTGGGCGGCAGCGACGAGGGCGCGCCCGGCTTGCGGCCCAGGTACCACGCCGCCTACTACGCCGCCTACGTCCGCGATCCCGACGGGAACAAACTGCAGGCCTATTGCCGCAAGTCCGAATAGCTGCGCCGTCAGGTCTCACGTTTTCAACGGCTTGGCCGACCGGCCCCCAACTGTCCCGTCGAACCGGCCGCTAAGCCGCAGGAATTTTGAGGACATTTCGGGGCCGGCCTCAGGAGCGCCGCACGGGTGCGGGAAACCTGGCTTCGAGGGCGTTTCCTCGCCTCTTTAGGGCTTGCGCCATCGCGCTTCGAGCCCCACGTTCGCCGAGGAAGCTCATGGTCCGGAAGGGACCCGGAATGGATGCCTCGAAGCGGCCCCGGTTCGCCATTTTCTTTGCGCCCTCGAAGCTGGATCCGCTTTGGGCCCTTGGGGCGGCATGGCTCGGTCGCGACGCCCGGAGTGGCTATGCGGTCGCCCGACCGGACCTGCCCGGGGGCTCAGCGGAACGTCTGGCGGCGGTCACCGAAGCTCCCGCATTCTATGGCTTTCACGCCACTCTGAAAGCGCCCTTCTTTCTTAAGAAGGGCCTGTCTCTGGGCGCTTTGGAGGAACGCTGCGGCCGGATTGCCGCCGAGATGGAGGCGGTGCCGGCCGTTGTGCTGGAGGTGTCCGAGCTAGACCGCTTCCTGGCTCTGAGGCCACCGACCCGCTCGGTGGCACTGCACAGCCTGGCGGCCACCTGCGTCGAATCCTTCGACGACCTGCGCGAGCCGCTGAACCCCGAGGTACGCCAGCGCTATATGGAACCGGGGCTGACCGAGGTGCAGGCGGCGCTCCTGGACCGCTGGGGCTATCCTTACGTCATGGAAGAGTTCCGCTTCCACATCACGCTCACGTCGCGGCTCTCCGAGCCCGAGCGCGCCGAAGTCGGGTCCTGGGCCCGCGATCACTTCGGTCCCGCCCTGGTGTCGGCGGTGACGGTGGACGGCATTTCGCTTTTCGCGCAGCCGGACGGGGGCGCCCCGTTTCGGGAGATCGGCCGCTACCCCCTGGGCGCCCGCTAAGTCGCTCGAGGATCCGGACTCACGCTCTTCATCGGGCCCTTGTCGGGGGCCCTTTGCCATGGCGGGGGGCTTTCATAAGCCGCCGCGTCTGCTGGCATCAAGGCGGCGCCTTGCCTAAGCTGGCCCTCGGCGGCGGTAGCATCGAGACGAGGAGGCAGGCAATGGACCCGGTGGAACACCTGATGCAGGTCTTTGCCACGGAGGGGTCGCAGCGCTACGGCGGCGAAGAGGTCTCGCAGCTGGAGCACGCGCTGCAATGCGCCGTCTGGGCCCAGGCCGCGGATGCCGAGGCCGGGCTGGTGGCGGCCGCGTTGCTCCACGATGTCGGTCACCTGATCGGCCGAGAACCGGAGGAAGACGGGGCCGAGGCCGTGGACGGCCGGCATGAGGAACGCGGCGCCGACCTGCTCGCCGCGTGGTTTCCGCGCGAGGTGACGGAGCCGGTGCGCCTTCACGTGGCGGCCAAGCGCTTTCTCTGCTCGAGCGATCCGGCCTACTTTGACCGCCTTTCGGAGGAGTCTAGGCGTAGCCTGGAACTGCAAGGCGGCGCCTTCAACGAGCGCGAGGCGGCGTCTTTCATCGCCCGGCCATTCGCCGACTCGGCCGTCAGATTGCGCCGTTGGGACGAGGCGGCCAAGGTGCCAGGCGCCGCGACGCCCGCCCTGGACAGCTTTCGGCCGCTGCTTGCCTCTCTGATCAGCCAGGGCGGCGACGCCTGACCTCGTCGCGGCGTGCAAAAGGCGGAGCGCGCGGACGAGGCAAGGCCGGGATTCGCCCTCTCGTCTATATCACCTAAAAGATACTTCTTCGGAGTCTGTGAAGGAATCTCCATAACCTGCTGCTTGACAATGATATTCCCTATGAGGATCATGAACCAAGCAACCTAGGGTAGCGGTTCCTGGTTGTTTGGCTGGCTGGCAGGGGCGAAGACGGTGCGGCCCGTCTTCGCGATACGGGGTGCGAACGCCTAGACTGCTCATCATCGACGACATGCCGGTGTTCTCCGCCTATGTCCGTGACGTCGCGGTGGGGCTGGACTTCGATGTCCGGGTCGCCCGAAACGCGGAGGACTTCCGGGCGCTGCATCGGGAGTTTCTTCCCGATGTCGTCAGCCTGGATATGGTCATGCCCGACGGCGACGGCCTGCAGCTGCTCAACTGGCTCTGCGGCCAGGAGTCACGGGCCTGCGTACTGATCCTGAGCGGCTACGGGTCGAGCTTCATCGATGCGGCCAAGCGCTTGGCCGAGGCCAAGGGCCATCGCCGGGTCGAGGCCCTGCGCAAGCCGATCGACGTGGTCGCGCTGCAGTCGGCCTTGATGTCCCTGGCCGCCTAGTCGCAGGTCCCGCTCCGGGTCCCGGGCCCCTCGCGGCGTGAATTCCTCTCCACTCCGGCACTCTCGGTTTTTCGCCGGCCCTCAAAAAGGTAGAATATCGCCGCGAATCGCGAGCCAGGCGGCTGGGGAAGGGGGGCTTCCCGTCAGCCCGCGGCCGGGATGGACGTGTGGTCCCTCCGGTCTCGACCGACCATCGGACAGCTTCGCGAGACGGCGCCCCAGACCCTTGGGCGGCCGGAGTCTGGGACCGAGGAGCGACGAAGCGCGCCCTGGGACCGGAAAAGGCCGGAGTGAAGGATGGATGACGCTTTGACTTGGGGAGATCTGATCGCCGCCCTTCAGGAAGTTGCCTCGGGCGACCGCAAGCTCGATGCCCTGGTCGCCTATCACTGCGGCGCGGTGGGGCGGGATACGCATCAGATGGTGCGCCTCCTGATCGACGAGGGATCTTCCTGGGATCTGGTCTTCGAGCTGATGGAAGGCGAAATTCCAGCTTTCACCACTTCGCTGGACGCTGCGGTCCCGGGTGAGAACATCGTCTGTGCGATTTTCTCGACCAAGTACCAGCGCTGGGCCGCGGTGCATCGTGGCGAAGACGGCGCAGAGATCCTCGCCTGGGCAGCCAACGAGGTTCTGGCGCGTCGGGTCGCGGGCCTGCGGGCCACCCGCGAGCAGGCCGAGGCCGCGAAGCAGCGGCCGGAGCTTCCGGGACCCGAAGCCCGCCCACAGCCGACGGCGCCGAGACGGTCCGATTTCCACCTGCCGGAGCTGGGCGCGGCCGACGAGGAGGAGTGGAAGATCCTCTTCTGAGCAGGTTGGTGGGGGATCTCGACCGGGGGGCAAGCGGGAATCGTGGACGGATCGCCTCTGATACCGGACGAAGAGGGCCGGCGGCCCTACGCCCTGGTCCTGGGCAACGAGAAGGGCGGCTCAGGCAAGTCGACCACGGCGATGCATGTCGTCGTGGCCCTTTTGCGCCTGGGCTACCAGGTCGGCAGCATCGACCTCGACGCCCGGCAGGGCAGCCTCTCGCGCTATCTCGAGCACCGTCAGCGCCAGGCCGAGCAGACCGGGCTGGACCTGCCGCTGCCGAACCATCATCGGGTCTTCGGCAGCGAAGAGGCCAGCCGCCGCAAGGCCGAGGCCCAGGAGCGCGATAGCCTGCGGACCGCCTTCGCGACTCTCTCAGGCTGCGATTTCATGGTCATCGACACGCCTGGCAGCGACAGCTATCTGTCGCGGCTCGGTCACCTCAATGCCGATACGCTGATCACGCCGATCAATGATTCCTTTCTCGATCTCGATGTGATCGCCGAGATCGACCGTGAGCGACGGGAAGTGCTGGGCCCCAGCGTCTACAGCCAGATGGTCTGGCAGCAGAACAACCAGCGAGTCGTGAACGGCCGCAGGCCGATCGACTGGGTGGTCATGCGCAACCGATTGAGCCATATCGAGCCGCGCAACAAGCGCGATATCGGGATCCTGCTGGAGAAGCTCGGCCAGCGCATCGGCTTCCGCCTGGCGCCCGGCTTCGGCGAAAGGGTGATCTATCGCGAGCTCTTCTTGAAGGGCATGACCGTGCTCGACCTGCCGGCGGGCGAGGGCGCGGAGATGGTCAACAGCCACCTGGCCGCGCGGCGCGAAGTCGGCGACCTGCTGCGCAGCATCGGCCTGCTTCAGGATCAAGAGGCCTGAGACCGCGGGCCCGGCGCGGGCGAAGCCTCGTCAGGACTGGTGCCGGCTGATGCGGGTGCGCGGCGGCGCGCCCTCGTCGGCGTCCCTGAGCTTGACGACCAGGCACTCCTGCCTCTGCCGGCGGAACGCGGCGCAGAAGCGGCGGGCCGCCACCAGGGTCTCGAAGCTGCCGGTGCGGACCCGGAACACAGCCCCGCGGCCTTCCAGGTCGGCTTCCTGGACCGTCAAGTCCCTCTTTGCCAACAGTTCGGGATGGGCCTTGCGCAGCTTCCGCCATTCGGAGGCGGCGCCCTCGGCGCTGTCTGCCGAGGCGAGCTGGACCACGTAGGGCGGCATGTCTTCGCCCGGGGAGACGGCAGTACCGGCCGCCGGCTTTTGCGGCGGCAAGGGGATTGCAACGGGGGCCTGTGCGGACTTGGAGCCGGCCTCCGGCTTCCGCAGCCGGCCTTCCTGGTCGCGCGGCGGCCGGTCACCGGCACCACCTCCCGGATCGCCTGCCGCTGGCGCCTCGCTTTCGGAGCCCGCCGGGCCCGGCAGGGTCACCGTTCCCTCCACGGTCTTCACGACCAGACCGAACTCGTGCGGCCCCCCGCCCAGGGGCTCTTCCGGCAGCAGCACCCATTGGCCGAAGGCGTCGGCCCGGGCGACGCCGATCGGAGCTCCGTTGTGCAGGACGATCAGCTCGGCTCCGGGCGCCGCCAAGCCGGCGATGACGGCCGAACCGTCTTCCTCGACCCGCACCACGTCGACTCGAGGCGCGGGAACCCCGGGTCCGGTCCCGGACGGCGGCTGATCCTCCGTCATGACCGCCTCCTTGCCCTCCGCACCCCCGAGGACGCGCCGCGATTCAGCGGGCGCCTGGTCGCTGCCCTCTACCGGAGCCGTGGGTTCGCCGGCCGCCTTGGCGCGATCGTCGCTGCCGGAGACAACGGGCTCTGCCAGGTCCGGCGAGGAGCCGGGCATCGCTGCGTACCAGCCGGCGAGAATACCTCCGGCCAGGAGCAGGAGGGCGGCCGAGACCCTGGCACGGGGCGTCCAGCTGGCCGGCCGCCAGAGCGTCGCGACCTGCCCCGTCCTCTCCTTGACTTGAGCCTGGGCCGGCAAGGTAATCGGCTCCCAGTCCTGGGACGATTCGCTGTCCGGCGTCTCGATCTCCGGCGTCTCCGCGGGCGCGGCTGGATCGGCGGCCGCCTCCGCGGTCTCCGCCGTCTCGGCGGGCGCAGCCGCCTGGCCTTGGGCGCAACGGAGGATCTCGTCGAAACTTTCGGAGACCTCGTCAAGCAGGCGGAACTTCAGGATGCTGGCCGCCGGGGCCGCCTCCGTTTTCGCGCCGGTCTTGGCTTTGGACTTGGTCCGCTTTTTGCCGTCGCCGGGCTCCTCGGCGGCTGCGGCGCTTTCCTCGACCTCGCCGTTGCGGCCCTCGGCCAAGGGGCCAAGGCTCGGGCCCGGCGCTTCGCCCCGGATCGCATCGGCCTTCGCGTCGTCGGGGCCGGGCGCAGCCTCGGTTTCCGTGGCTTCGAGGGCGACCACCTCGGCCTTGTCCTTGCGCCTGTCACCGGCCGGGGCGGCGCGGCCCTTGCGGGCGAAGAGGTCGTCCGGGAAGAGCTCGAGATTCTGTGAGGTCATCGCTTGGCCGTTCCCGGGCTATTCGGCGGCGAAGATCGCCGTGGATTGACTGCGTCTCGGCAGGGGCGGGAGTTCGAGCTTCGGCGCTTCGCCCTCGAGGCGGTCCGCCAGGTAGCCCCACAGCTCTGCGATCTCGCCTGCGGCCCGCTGGGCGCCGGGCAGTTCCATCACGGTCCGGCCGTCGACCATGCTGGCCGCAAAGTCGACCCGCTGGTGAACGATCGAGGGCGCGAGCGGGCCGTGCTGCGACAGCACCTGGATCGCCTCGTTGGTGATCTTGGCCCGCGGCGCGGCACCGTTGATGACAAAGATCAACGGCTTGCCAAGGTGCTCGACGAGCTGGACCGTGGCCCCGATCGAACGCAGATCGTGCGGGCTGGGCCGGCTTGGGATCAGCACCAGGTCGGCGCAGCGGATGACTTCTCCGACCGCGGTGTCGAGCGACGGCGGCGTGTCGATGAACAGCAGCTTGATCTGACGCTCGCGCAAGCGTCCGACCGCGTCCGACAGCTCATCCAGGCTGGTCTGGACGTAGTAGGGCGTCTCGCGTGTCCTCAGGTTCCACCACTTGGCCAGGCTGCCCTGCGGATCGACGTCGATCAGGACGACCGGCCCGGCGCCAGCGAGCTCGGCCTGCACGGCCAAATGCCCCGCAAGCGTGGTCTTGCCAGAGCCGCCCTTTCGGGAGGCAATCGCCACGACCTTCATCGCCAAGTTCTCCCACTCCCCAGGCCGCCCTTTCGGTCCGGGCAGTTCAATAGTCGCGCCCGCAGCCTGAAACACAAATACCAGATATACGTCCCCGCGAAACGCACCCTACTATATCGAGTGGGAGAGCGGAAGACCGTCAGGGTTAATTTTTCGGAGAACAAAAGTCTCCAGCAAGAAAGAGAACCTATTTCAAAGTATTGCAGTGTTTCTTCGCAGTGACTTGGCAGGAAAACCGACGCTCTCTAACTTGCAACAGAAGGCCGTGCCTCGAAGTGGGTCGCGATGTGTGGTTTGCCGAGCGATCCGGGGCCCAGCCTGGGTTTTCAGGCTTCGCGAATCATCCAGACGCGGTGAGTGACGCCGTCGCCACAGCCGCGCACGAGGCTAGATTTGGTGAGAAGATCAGTCTCTAAAATATTTCTATAGAATATTTTTTGCCTCAGCGGCGCGAGAAATAGTCAATGGGCTCCGCCGCCGGCAAGTTCCGAAGGCGGATCTCAATCACTACCAATCGACCCAGTCGACGGTGCGGAGAAAGGCGTCGTCGCCGCCCGGTTCCTCGATACACTCCTCGGAGCGCGGTGCTGGTTCCAAAGCCTCGTTGCCGGCCGACTCGGCCTCGGATGCGAGTATCTTCTGTGCCCAGGACGCCGTCGCCTTGGACAGCGTCGAGGGCCCTGCGGCCAGGGCGTCAGCCCAGCCGTCGCCGGCGGAGGGCAGCAGAGCGCCCGCTTCGCTGATCACCAGGAGGTCGTTGGCCTCGTCCAGGACCACCGTTCCATTCTGCCGTCCCGCCTCGCGCGCGGCTGGCGCCGTGGCTTTCTCGGGCTCAGGCAAGGCTCGTGTCGTCGGATCGGACTCCGAGCCGCTGCCGCCTTGCCAATCCGTGGAAGCCAAAGGTCTTGGCGATTGGGGCGCCACCGCCATGTCGGTGCCTGCACCCACCGCTGGCGCGATCTTCTGAACCCCCTGCGCCAAGCGAATTCTCCCCCTAGCAAAATCCGGTCCAACAGAGCCTCAGGCCGGCCTTACCGTCTTGGCCTAAGACAGACGTCAAGATCTGAAAAAATCACTGTCTTATTTATTATGACCTTAGTCTGATTAAAGATTTGCTTATTTGAGGATTTATATTTGCTCGCGCAAAGTAAAAGCTTGAAGTCGTCGTGCCGTTTTTGTCAGCAATAGGAGATGTTTTGAGGGTGCAGCCGCCCTGCCGCATCGGGTACGGCATGGTAAGGCGGTCGCATTGGGGGCAAATCGCGGGGAGGGCTGTTTCGGCGGGGCTGCGGAGGAGGGAGGTGGCCCCGAAGCCGGCCTCCGCCCCGCTTACCATTCGATCCGTTCGATCCCCTCGAAGGTCACCTCGGAACCGTCTGCGAGGGTGATGGTGCCGGCGGCGTCCTCCGAGAGGTCGAGGAAGTCGGCGCCGCTGGATTCGACGGTGCCCTGGTCGATGACGTAGGTCCAGCCGGCCGTGGGCGTGCCGCCCGAGGCGTTCTCGAGCTGGATCACGTCGGTCCAGCCGCCCTGGCCGCCCGAGACAAGGTCGTTGCCGTTGCCCTCTGCGAAGATGAAGAGATCGCTGCCGCCTTCGCCGTAGAGCCGATCGTTGCTGGCGCCGCCGTCCAGGGTATCGTTGCCCTCGCCACCGAAGATCGAATCGACGCCGCTGCCGCCGTCCAGGCTGTCGTCGCCGGCCCCACCCTGGAGCAGGTCGTTGTCGAGGCCCCCGTTCAGGCTGTCGTCGCCGTCGCCGCCCAGCAGGACGTCGGCTCCGCTGCCGCCATTCAGGATGTCGTCGCTGCTACCGCCGAAGAGGGTGTCGGCGCCGGCGTTGCCCGAGAGCGTGTCGTCGCCGGCGCCGCCGTAGATCGTGTTGTCGCCGGCGTCGCCGCTGAGGATGTCGTTGCTCGAGAGGCCGAGGCTGTCCAGGTTCTCGTCGTTGGCGACGATGTCGATCGTCAGAGTATCCGTGGTGGTGGCGGAATCGCCGTTGGCGGCTTCGGTCGACGTTGCCGTCACGCTGAGGTCAACGTTGCCGGCAAAGCCCTCAGGCGAGGTCATGGTCAGGTCGGCGAGCTCAGCGGGCGTGACTTCTGCGACCCCGTCGATGACCGTCACGGGCGAACCGCCACTCTCCAGCAGAAAGCCTTCTGGGATGCCGGCGATCTCGATCGGATCGAGGCTCTCCGAGCCGTCGGTGTCGGTCAGGACGACCGAGATCAGGCTGGAGAGGTCGATGGGATCGCCGGCGGCCGTGCCGCTGGACTCGGCGAGCTGAATATCGTCGACATAGGCGCCGCGGCCGTAGGGATGAACGGCGCCGACGTCCTCCATGATCAGCTGAATGTCGCCACCGGTGCCGAGGAAGCTCACCGAGTACCCGGTCCAAGTCAACTGGGAGACCGTGTTGCCGTCCCAGTCGACGGCCAGTGTCTTGAGCGTCGTGCCGGTGCTGACGTCGACCACCCGGACCTGGAAGTCCATGTAAGATTCGAATCCGGGCCGCGGCGAGACCTGGAAGGAGAGCTCGTAGGGCGTGTCCATCGTCGTCGAGATGGTGCGCTCGATGCTGCCGGCGTCTGGGAAGCTGCCGGCGCTCTGGTTATTGATCTCGATGAACATGTCGCCGTCGGCGGCGCTGCCGGCCACGTCGTTCTCGTGCCAGAACTCGATCTGATGACCGGCCGAAGGACTCCAGCCGTCGACGGTGCCCGGGTCGAAGCCGCTGCCGCTCGCGCCGATCTCGAAGGTCGACTGGAAGACCGAGTTGTCAGCGACGGCATCGGTAACCGTCAGGGCGGGCGCGTCGGCGACGGCGTCGACCGTGATGCTCATGGTCGCCGGCGCGCTGCTGAAGTGTCCGCCGTCGCTGACCCGGAAGGTGAAGCTCGGATCGGCATCGGAGTCGGCCGCCGGCTGGAAGGTCAGGTTGCCGGCATTGATGTCGGCGGCAGCGATCCGGTCGCCCGCGCCAACGGCCACCCCGTTCAGCAGCAGGCTGCCTTCCGAGGGCAGGGTCGAGACCTCGACCTCGACGATGGCGTCGCCCTCGGCGTCGCTGTAGCCGAAGTCGGAGAGACCGAAGGTCACCGTCGTGTCCTCGTCGGTCGACACGGTGCTGTCGTTGCTGACCGGCGGCTCGTTGAGGTAGGAGACGGTGACGTCGATGGTCTGGACGGCATCGGCCGTGTCGCTGCCGTCGGTGGCGGTCGCGGTCACGGTCAGTTGGAAGCTGCCGCCGAAGTCCTCGGGCGGGAAGAGAGTCAGCCCGGGCAGGTCGGCCGGATCGACCGTCCAGGAGCCGTCGCCATTGTTGGTGCCGGCCGAGAGCGCGGCACCCGTCGGGACTCCGGAGATCACCACGGTGAGGCTCTCGGAGCCGTCGGTGTCGACCAGCGAAGAGGCGATGTCGAGCTCGACGAAGTCGGGATCGATGATGTCGCTGCCGATGACCGTGGTGGTGGTATCCAGGGTCAGGTCGACGTTGTCGAAGCGGATCTCCGTGGTCTCGTCGTTGTAGGTCTTGAGGTTGTTGTAGCCGCCGAGGGTCAGGGTGTACGTGCCCGGCGCTAGGGTGCCGAGGTCGAGGGTGGCGGTCTGCCAGCCGGTGTCGCCGCCGCCGTTCAGCTGGGTGATGTAGTCGTTGCCGCCCTGACCGATCAGGGTGCCGTCGAGGCTGGCGAGGACCTGGCTGAACTCGTTGCTTTCGTAGGGATCGGTCTGGATCATGCGGTAGCTGAAGGTGACCGTGCCGCTCGAGCTTTCGGTGACCGTGAAGCTGGTCGAGAAGCCTCCCGACATGCCGTTGATGTCGGCGTTGTCGATGCCGCCCAGGATCATCGAGAGACCGCCGCCGCTTTGCCCGGCGCCGGCGCTCCAGCCGCCGTCGGCATAGCTCGGCGCGCTGGTGCCGCGGAAGCTGTCGTCGGCATAGGTGAAGCCGCCGGCGTCCGAGCCGAAGCCCTCGTTGACCGGGTTCTCCTGAACCGGGGCGGTGGCCGAGAAGTCGAGGGTGAAGCTGCTGGCATCGCCGGCCGGCGGCTCGACGATGAGGTTGGCCAGCTCGCCCGATCCGAGGGTCCAGGTGCCGTCGCCGTTGTCGGTGCCGGCCGAGAGCGTGGCCCCGCTTGGCACGTTGGAGACGGTGACGACCAGCCCCGGGTTGCCGTCGAGGGCCAGGATCGAGGCCGGGATGTTGACCTGGGCCGAGCCGTCCTCGGTGCCCGAGGCGGTGCTGGTGACCGTCAGGTTCGGGGTGTCGGCCACAGGATCGACCGTGACGTCGATGGTCTGCGGGCCCGAGGTCTCGACCGTGGAACCGTCGTCGGAGGACGCGGTCACGGTGAGCTGGAAATCGGCGTCGCTGTGCAGCGGCGGGGTGATGGTCAGACCGCTGGTCTGGCCCGGGGTCAAGGTCCAGGTGCCGTCGCCGTTGTCAGTGCCGGCCGAGAGCATCGCGCCGCTCGGCACACCGGAGATCAGCACGGACTGAGCCGCCCCCGGCTCGAGGTTGCCGAGCGTGATGCTGAGCGGGA contains:
- a CDS encoding cadherin domain-containing protein, with the translated sequence DLALTGGSVAENSADGTSVASVAVTDPDVGDSASYALTDDAGGRFAIDSTTGEITVADGSLLDHEAAASHDITVRVTDGASNTYTETFSITVGDVNEAPTDLALTGGSVAENSADGTTVGSVAVTDPDVGDSASYALTDDAGGRFAIDSTTGEVTVADGSLLDHEAAASHDITVRVTDGASNTYTETFTVTVGDVNEAPTDLALTGGSVAENSADGTTVGSVAVTDPDAADSASYALTDDAGGRFAIDAATGEITVADGSLLDHEAAASHDVTVRVTDGGGLTYTETFSITVGDVNEAPTDLALTGSSVAENSADGTPVGSVSVTDPDVGDSASYALTDDAGGRFAIDSTTGEITVADGSLLDHEAAASHDVTVRVTDGASNTYTETFSISVGDVNEAPTDLALTGGSVAENSADGTTVGSVAVTDPDVGDSASYALTDDAGGRFAIDSTTGEITVADGSLLDHEAAAAHDITVRVTDGASNTYTETFTVTVGDVNEAPTDLALTGSSVAENSADGTPVGSVAVTDPDVGDSASYALTDDAGGRFTIDSTTGEITVADGSLLDHEAAANHDITVRVTDGASNTYTETFSISVGDINEAPTDILFGTSVDENAADGTVVDVAIGVDPDAGDSMTYALTDDAGGRFAIDSSTGQVTVADGNLLDHEAAAAHDITVRVTDSGGLTYTETFTITVNDVNEAPTDLALTGGSVAENSADGTTVGSVAVTDPDAADSASYALTDDAGGRFAIDSTTGEVTVADGSLLDHEAAAAHDITVRVTDGASNTYTETFTISVGDVNEAPTDLALTGGSVAENSADGTSVASVAVTDPDVGDSASYALTDDAGGRFAIDSSTGQVTVADGSLLDHEAAASHDVTVRVTDGASNTYTEAFSISIGDINEAPTVVTADVTGDEDTGIPLSITLGNLEPGAAQSVLISGVPSGAMLSAGTDNGDGTWTLTPGQTSGLTITPPLHSDADFQLTVTASSDDGSTVETSGPQTIDVTVDPVADTPNLTVTSTASGTEDGSAQVNIPASILALDGNPGLVVTVSNVPSGATLSAGTDNGDGTWTLGSGELANLIVEPPAGDASSFTLDFSATAPVQENPVNEGFGSDAGGFTYADDSFRGTSAPSYADGGWSAGAGQSGGGLSMILGGIDNADINGMSGGFSTSFTVTESSSGTVTFSYRMIQTDPYESNEFSQVLASLDGTLIGQGGNDYITQLNGGGDTGWQTATLDLGTLAPGTYTLTLGGYNNLKTYNDETTEIRFDNVDLTLDTTTTVIGSDIIDPDFVELDIASSLVDTDGSESLTVVISGVPTGAALSAGTNNGDGSWTVDPADLPGLTLFPPEDFGGSFQLTVTATATDGSDTADAVQTIDVTVSYLNEPPVSNDSTVSTDEDTTVTFGLSDFGYSDAEGDAIVEVEVSTLPSEGSLLLNGVAVGAGDRIAAADINAGNLTFQPAADSDADPSFTFRVSDGGHFSSAPATMSITVDAVADAPALTVTDAVADNSVFQSTFEIGASGSGFDPGTVDGWSPSAGHQIEFWHENDVAGSAADGDMFIEINNQSAGSFPDAGSIERTISTTMDTPYELSFQVSPRPGFESYMDFQVRVVDVSTGTTLKTLAVDWDGNTVSQLTWTGYSVSFLGTGGDIQLIMEDVGAVHPYGRGAYVDDIQLAESSGTAAGDPIDLSSLISVVLTDTDGSESLDPIEIAGIPEGFLLESGGSPVTVIDGVAEVTPAELADLTMTSPEGFAGNVDLSVTATSTEAANGDSATTTDTLTIDIVANDENLDSLGLSSNDILSGDAGDNTIYGGAGDDTLSGNAGADTLFGGSSDDILNGGSGADVLLGGDGDDSLNGGLDNDLLQGGAGDDSLDGGSGVDSIFGGEGNDTLDGGASNDRLYGEGGSDLFIFAEGNGNDLVSGGQGGWTDVIQLENASGGTPTAGWTYVIDQGTVESSGADFLDLSEDAAGTITLADGSEVTFEGIERIEW